The genomic window GACAGCTCGGCGCGGAAGAGCTTGGCGTCGCGCAGCAGGTAGGCCTCGCGGTACGGGTATTCGCGCAAAAACTTCGTGCCCGTCATGCGCATGCCCCAGCTCAGCGGCGGCTTGAAAGCGCCGGCGAACTCCTTGAGCGGCGCGTCGCCGCGGAACAGGTACATCGGGTTGACCAGCGAGCTGCCCGCGGTGAGTTCGATCGCGTCCAGCCCGCCGTCTTCCTCCAGCCACTTCGCGGTGATCAGCGACTCCTCGGTGCTGATCCCGCCGCGCACGCCGTCCGCCATGTTCAGCTTGGCGGTTACCGCGATCGGTGTTCCCTCCTTCTCCACCGCGCGGCGCACGGCCAGCACCAGGCCGCGGGCGACCTTGGCCCGGTTCTCCAGCGACCCGCCGAACTCGTCATCGCGCCGATTGATCAGCGGAGACAGGAATGAACTCGCCAAATAGTTGTGGCCCAAATGAATTTCGACGGCGTCGAAGCCCGCTTCGATGGCCAGCCGCGCCGCGTTGGCGTGCCCTTCGATCACGTCGTCGATGTCGTCGCGGGTGGCCTTGCGGGCGAACCGCATCCCGATCGGATTGAAGAACCGCACCGGCGCCAGGGCGGTCGCCTTATTGGTCTTGGCGTTGGCGACGGGGCCCGCATGGCCGATCTGGGCGCTGACGGCCGCGCCCTCGGCGTGAATCGCGTCGGCGAGCTTGCGTAGTCCCGGCACCGCCTCCGGACGCATCCACAGTCCATTGCCCTCGGTACGTCCGCCGGGGGAGACCGCGCAATAGGCGACGGTTGTCATGCCGACCCCGCCGGCGGCCGGGAGTCGGTGGTATTCGATCAGGTCATCGGTGACCAGCGCGCCGGACATGCGCGCCTCGAATGTCGCCGACTTGATGATCCGGTTGCGCAGGGTGACAGGACCCAGCTTGGCGGGGCTGAACACGTCCGGAATCTGGGGCTGGTCAGATGCCATGCGAGGAGCTTAATGGCGATCGCAAGCGCGGCGAAGCCGGGCGAAGCGGGTCGCCAGCATTGGGTACCGCCCCCGGCGTGCCAAACTGGGAGCCGTGGGCGCAATCACACTGGACGGCAAGGCCACCCGCGACGAGATCTTCGTTGACCTCAAG from Mycobacterium shigaense includes these protein-coding regions:
- a CDS encoding NADH:flavin oxidoreductase yields the protein MASDQPQIPDVFSPAKLGPVTLRNRIIKSATFEARMSGALVTDDLIEYHRLPAAGGVGMTTVAYCAVSPGGRTEGNGLWMRPEAVPGLRKLADAIHAEGAAVSAQIGHAGPVANAKTNKATALAPVRFFNPIGMRFARKATRDDIDDVIEGHANAARLAIEAGFDAVEIHLGHNYLASSFLSPLINRRDDEFGGSLENRAKVARGLVLAVRRAVEKEGTPIAVTAKLNMADGVRGGISTEESLITAKWLEEDGGLDAIELTAGSSLVNPMYLFRGDAPLKEFAGAFKPPLSWGMRMTGTKFLREYPYREAYLLRDAKLFRAELSLPLILLGGITQRDTMDLAMAEGFEFVAMARALLAEPDLINRIAADGAAHSVHSACTHCNRCMPTIYTRTRCVVTGAPDSVA